The following proteins come from a genomic window of Halobaculum sp. MBLA0147:
- a CDS encoding ABC transporter ATP-binding protein: MSGGTGGRDPVLELDGVVREFGDVRAVDDLSLSVDAGELVCLLGPSGCGKSTTLRTVAGFETPDAGAVRIDGRDVTGLAPNERATSMVFQDWALFPNKTVLENVAFGLAMDGVDTATRHDRAREMLELVEMAGHADDHPDQLSGGQKQRVALARSLAVDPELLLLDEPLSNLDRKLREAMQLEIAEIQAELGTTMLYVTHDQDEAFTLADRIAIVNEGRIVQSGPPAAVYTDPDHRFVESFLGTTNFLSCTVARDGDPPADRVALATPLGEPLYAPTGTRSLDSEEAVTASIRPERLSLSADPADRGGRLWAGEAGGAAETTADGAAERSADGEADARADDADADTRRERAVADDGATTDGGETDPPPLRTTGEVTRRLHRGSRVRYEVRVGEATLVTERGIDRPLGVAEGDTVGVGAAGGAVNYFDGDGRRLR, from the coding sequence ATGAGCGGGGGGACGGGCGGTCGCGATCCGGTGCTCGAACTCGACGGCGTCGTCCGCGAGTTCGGCGACGTGCGGGCGGTCGACGACCTCTCGCTGTCGGTCGACGCGGGGGAACTCGTCTGTCTGCTCGGACCGTCCGGCTGCGGGAAGTCGACGACGCTGCGGACAGTCGCGGGGTTCGAGACACCCGACGCGGGCGCGGTGCGGATCGACGGCCGCGACGTGACCGGGCTCGCGCCCAACGAGCGGGCCACCTCGATGGTGTTCCAAGACTGGGCGTTGTTCCCGAACAAGACGGTACTGGAGAACGTCGCCTTCGGACTCGCGATGGACGGCGTCGACACGGCGACGCGTCACGACAGGGCTCGCGAGATGTTGGAGTTGGTCGAGATGGCCGGACACGCCGACGACCACCCGGACCAGCTGTCTGGCGGGCAGAAACAGCGCGTGGCGTTGGCGCGTTCGTTGGCCGTGGACCCGGAGCTGTTGTTGCTCGACGAGCCGCTGTCGAACCTCGACCGGAAGCTCCGCGAGGCGATGCAGTTGGAGATCGCCGAGATCCAGGCGGAGTTGGGGACGACGATGCTGTACGTCACCCACGACCAAGACGAGGCGTTCACCCTCGCCGACCGGATCGCCATCGTCAACGAGGGCCGGATCGTCCAGTCCGGACCGCCGGCGGCGGTGTACACGGACCCGGACCACCGTTTCGTCGAGTCGTTCCTCGGGACGACGAACTTCCTCTCGTGTACCGTCGCTCGCGACGGCGACCCGCCCGCGGACCGAGTCGCGCTGGCGACCCCACTCGGAGAGCCGCTGTACGCGCCCACCGGGACGCGCAGTCTCGACTCCGAGGAGGCGGTGACCGCCTCGATCCGGCCGGAGCGGTTGTCGCTGTCGGCGGACCCGGCGGATCGCGGCGGCCGCCTCTGGGCCGGTGAAGCTGGCGGAGCCGCCGAGACGACCGCCGACGGAGCCGCCGAGCGGAGTGCCGACGGAGAGGCGGATGCCCGCGCCGATGACGCGGACGCCGACACCCGCCGCGAGCGCGCGGTGGCGGACGACGGGGCGACGACCGACGGCGGCGAGACCGACCCGCCGCCGCTGCGGACGACCGGCGAGGTGACGCGGCGCCTCCACCGCGGTTCGCGGGTGCGCTACGAGGTGCGCGTCGGCGAGGCGACGCTGGTCACGGAGCGCGGGATCGACCGGCCGCTCGGCGTCGCGGAGGGTGACACTGTCGGCGTGGGTGCCGCGGGCGGCGCGGTGAACTACTTCGACGGCGACGGGAGGCGGTTGCGGTGA
- a CDS encoding PotD/PotF family extracellular solute-binding protein: protein MSEHGDDRGRTTRRAVLGATGAGIAGLSGCLGGSSGGGDDGGAGGGTTTGTVDSAQPFRNKTLRFSTWSGTNATVFEEEIKPAYEEKTGGTLEIVPGWSEILAKIRAAPADSPPYDLTVTGDRAHYIGLQSDLWEQIDFDQLDNAGVIKQNLLREDPISVPLAYGVMCYAYDEAAIGFDPGEWSDLTTEAEDAALPGSYFTNSLQMASIVSEEMPFDEELYSPEGHDAIFETLREIDTATFYTGAQDMWTAISQGVATLGQYFFAYSLKKRQSTDSFDIGLHVPERTTGYIDDYHLVRGTSRGEMAHDFLDFMLSAEMQTTYAQNFNMGMVNPETDYPSATEENVPLDNEALADVSFLEWADVAQYAESLNERFNELKSEV, encoded by the coding sequence ATGTCCGAACACGGGGACGACCGTGGACGCACGACGCGACGAGCAGTACTCGGAGCCACCGGCGCCGGCATCGCCGGGTTGAGCGGGTGTCTGGGTGGCTCCAGCGGCGGCGGGGACGACGGAGGTGCAGGTGGCGGCACGACGACCGGCACCGTCGACTCCGCCCAGCCGTTCCGCAACAAGACGCTCCGGTTCTCGACGTGGAGCGGGACGAACGCGACGGTGTTCGAAGAGGAGATCAAGCCGGCCTACGAGGAGAAGACGGGCGGCACCCTCGAGATCGTGCCGGGGTGGTCCGAGATCCTCGCGAAGATCCGCGCCGCACCCGCCGACAGCCCGCCGTACGACCTCACTGTCACCGGCGACCGGGCACACTACATCGGACTCCAGTCGGACCTGTGGGAGCAGATCGACTTCGACCAGTTGGACAACGCCGGGGTCATCAAGCAGAACTTGCTGCGGGAGGACCCCATCTCCGTCCCGCTGGCGTACGGCGTGATGTGTTACGCCTACGACGAGGCGGCCATCGGCTTCGACCCAGGCGAGTGGAGCGACCTCACGACGGAGGCCGAGGACGCCGCCCTCCCGGGGTCGTACTTCACCAACTCGCTGCAGATGGCCTCGATCGTCTCCGAGGAGATGCCGTTCGACGAGGAACTGTACAGCCCGGAGGGCCACGACGCCATCTTCGAGACGCTCCGCGAGATCGACACCGCGACGTTCTACACCGGTGCCCAGGACATGTGGACGGCGATCTCGCAGGGTGTCGCCACCCTGGGGCAGTACTTCTTCGCGTACTCGCTGAAGAAACGGCAGTCGACGGACTCCTTCGACATCGGGCTCCACGTCCCCGAACGGACGACCGGCTACATCGACGACTACCACCTCGTCCGGGGGACGAGTCGCGGCGAGATGGCCCACGACTTCCTCGACTTCATGCTGTCGGCGGAGATGCAGACGACCTACGCCCAGAACTTCAACATGGGGATGGTCAACCCCGAGACGGACTACCCGTCCGCGACGGAGGAGAACGTCCCGCTGGACAACGAGGCGCTGGCCGACGTGTCCTTCCTGGAGTGGGCGGACGTGGCACAGTACGCCGAGAGTCTCAACGAGCGGTTCAACGAACTCAAATCCGAGGTATGA
- a CDS encoding ABC transporter permease, with protein sequence MSDRDGLTDGGTATRDRSQSGRPDSPVVSRLRRTAGTWLFRLAYLVVFAFLLAPILVVVASSFDATGAVTFPPEALSARWYGELLASEAWTRAIRNSLVVATGTTLFATTLGVLAALGVRRLDDDLSAVVSALAVLPLLVPGVVLGVTLLVFFSEFGLQQRLPTLVLAHSLWATPLTYSVVRATFARFDWSVRDAALDLGATRPRAFREVVVPNVRAGLAAAALVAFVVSLQEFVMTLFLSGRDTRTVPVKAWNSLRNSLDPLVSVTSTLLVVAVLLVVVGAGVLVGLERLARDS encoded by the coding sequence GTGTCTGACCGCGACGGACTCACCGACGGCGGAACCGCGACCCGAGATCGAAGCCAGTCCGGCCGGCCGGACTCGCCCGTCGTCTCGCGGCTCCGACGGACGGCGGGGACGTGGCTGTTCCGGCTGGCGTACCTGGTCGTGTTCGCGTTCCTACTGGCGCCCATCCTCGTCGTCGTCGCCTCCTCGTTCGACGCCACGGGTGCGGTGACGTTCCCGCCGGAGGCACTGTCCGCGCGCTGGTACGGGGAACTGCTCGCGAGCGAGGCGTGGACGCGTGCGATCCGCAACAGTCTGGTCGTCGCGACCGGGACGACACTGTTCGCGACGACGCTGGGCGTCCTCGCGGCACTGGGTGTACGGCGACTCGACGACGACCTGTCGGCGGTCGTCAGCGCGCTCGCGGTGCTCCCGCTGCTCGTCCCGGGGGTCGTGTTGGGCGTGACGCTGTTGGTGTTCTTCAGCGAGTTCGGACTCCAACAGCGACTCCCGACGCTGGTGTTGGCACACTCGCTGTGGGCGACGCCGCTCACCTACTCCGTCGTGCGGGCGACGTTCGCGCGGTTCGACTGGTCGGTGCGCGACGCCGCGCTCGACCTCGGGGCGACTCGCCCCCGCGCCTTCCGCGAGGTCGTCGTCCCGAACGTCCGTGCCGGCCTCGCCGCGGCGGCGCTGGTCGCGTTCGTGGTCAGCCTCCAGGAGTTCGTGATGACGCTGTTCCTCTCGGGGCGGGACACGCGGACGGTGCCGGTGAAGGCGTGGAACTCGCTGCGGAACTCGTTGGACCCGCTCGTGAGCGTCACCTCGACGCTGTTGGTCGTCGCCGTCCTGCTCGTCGTCGTCGGTGCCGGCGTGCTCGTCGGCCTCGAACGACTGGCGCGCGACAGTTGA
- a CDS encoding NtaA/DmoA family FMN-dependent monooxygenase (This protein belongs to a clade of FMN-dependent monooxygenases, within a broader family of flavin-dependent oxidoreductases, the luciferase-like monooxygenase (LMM) family, some of whose members use coenzyme F420 rather than FMN.), whose product MFDLFAYVNCSHSPTVEDAWRLSDHEQADGYRDLGFWTELAGLLDDEFAGLFFADAYNVADRYRGSVAPTVRRGEQFPENDPLPLVSALAAATESLGLVATASTSLYPPYLLAKKLSTLDDLTDGRLGWNVVTSAGRLEFENVLGHQLGHDERYDRADEFLQVVRALWEASWDDDAVVRDASTGTYADPDAVSFVDHEGEQFSVPGPHMTAPTPQRTPVLFQAGQSDRGRTFAARHGEALFSFSLSRAGFADYAADVRERVETAGRDPDDVRLYPAVTPYVAPTRAAAEAERDRVLDAIEPETGLVRLSNHFDHDYSQYDLDDPLEAIDASGIRGALRVFLDDDREWTVGEAAVRYARYPTAELVGTPEAVADELERWQAAGADGVVVTAPVVPGTFADVVEHLLPELRERGLTPDGYDADETLRSRLFGRDRPR is encoded by the coding sequence GTGTTCGACCTGTTCGCGTACGTCAACTGCAGCCACTCGCCGACCGTCGAGGACGCCTGGCGGCTGTCCGACCACGAGCAGGCGGACGGCTACCGCGATCTCGGGTTCTGGACGGAGCTCGCCGGACTGTTGGACGACGAGTTCGCGGGGCTGTTCTTCGCCGACGCGTACAACGTCGCCGACCGCTACCGCGGGAGTGTCGCCCCGACGGTGCGCCGCGGCGAGCAGTTCCCGGAGAACGACCCGCTCCCGCTGGTGTCTGCACTCGCGGCGGCGACGGAGTCGCTGGGGCTCGTCGCGACCGCCTCCACGTCGCTGTACCCGCCGTACTTGCTGGCGAAGAAGCTCTCGACGCTGGACGACCTCACCGACGGGCGACTCGGCTGGAACGTCGTCACCTCCGCCGGCCGCCTGGAGTTCGAGAACGTCCTCGGCCACCAGTTGGGCCACGACGAGCGCTACGACCGCGCCGACGAGTTCCTCCAGGTCGTCCGCGCGCTCTGGGAGGCGTCGTGGGACGACGACGCCGTCGTCCGCGACGCGTCGACCGGTACCTACGCCGACCCGGACGCGGTGTCGTTCGTCGACCACGAGGGCGAGCAGTTCTCCGTCCCCGGCCCGCACATGACCGCGCCGACGCCACAGCGGACGCCCGTGTTGTTCCAGGCGGGCCAGTCGGATCGCGGGCGGACGTTCGCGGCGCGTCACGGCGAGGCGCTGTTCTCGTTCTCGCTGTCGCGGGCGGGGTTCGCGGACTACGCCGCCGACGTTCGCGAGCGGGTCGAGACCGCCGGACGCGACCCCGACGACGTGCGGCTCTACCCGGCGGTGACGCCGTACGTCGCCCCGACGCGGGCGGCGGCCGAGGCGGAGCGCGACCGCGTGTTGGACGCCATCGAGCCGGAGACGGGGTTGGTGCGCCTCTCGAACCACTTCGATCACGACTACTCGCAGTACGATCTCGACGATCCACTGGAGGCGATCGACGCGAGCGGCATCCGGGGCGCGTTGCGGGTGTTCCTCGACGACGACCGCGAGTGGACCGTCGGGGAGGCGGCCGTGCGCTACGCGCGCTACCCGACGGCGGAGCTGGTCGGGACACCGGAGGCGGTCGCCGACGAGTTGGAGCGGTGGCAGGCTGCGGGCGCGGATGGCGTCGTCGTCACCGCGCCGGTCGTCCCCGGAACGTTCGCCGACGTGGTCGAACACCTCCTGCCGGAGCTCCGCGAGCGCGGGCTGACGCCCGACGGCTACGACGCCGACGAGACGCTCAGGAGCCGCCTGTTCGGACGCGACCGGCCGCGGTGA
- a CDS encoding methyl-accepting chemotaxis protein, whose amino-acid sequence MNTQNNTAGGSEGRLRRFLRDVPDGRSMGEEMWRGRHRKILLALAAHVPVLAALGLFSGTMPVTEATIPVTPLWIVGTELAVFAATIAVAWSGRPRRRVRTLLSAFGWMLASMMLVQFSGGYIEAHFHFFVAVGVLASYEDWLPFAAGIGYVVLGHGAFATVLDASRVYNHAAGAANPWVWGGIHGLFVSLLAVSELSNWQSIERSRREASDQLAEAERQRELVTDAEAAQAEAERREAEIAALKQELETTAEQYRGTIAEAADGDLTVRLDPDVDDDAMRAVANSINQMLAEMEDTVTEVQSFAEAVAESSESATTAATTVETTSEDVGGTVDDVERRVTDQRDRLVEVADEMNTLSATIEEVASSATEVETTATRMVETADDGRNAVDDAVEAAGAVRETATETVTAVETLDDRMAEIGEITAMIGEIAEQTNLLALNANIEAARADTDGSDGFSVVADEVKQLAEETREATGEIESLIASAQAQTEAVTETARRTATHADDAETAVSAAGDQFDDLADQAERTTGGVTEISRATDDQAASTEETVTIVDEVQTASERTTESVREIATVATRQTDEAQSIVTELGTLARQTDTLRESLTTLVTSETADAPSASTRGHTGAPPVANSR is encoded by the coding sequence ATGAACACACAGAACAATACTGCCGGGGGCTCGGAGGGCCGATTGCGGCGCTTCCTCCGGGACGTTCCCGACGGTCGGTCGATGGGCGAGGAGATGTGGCGCGGTCGCCACCGGAAGATCCTGCTCGCTCTCGCGGCCCACGTTCCGGTCCTCGCCGCGCTGGGACTGTTCAGCGGCACGATGCCGGTGACGGAGGCGACGATCCCCGTGACGCCGCTCTGGATCGTCGGCACGGAACTCGCGGTGTTCGCCGCGACGATCGCGGTCGCGTGGAGCGGTCGGCCACGACGCCGGGTGCGGACGCTTCTGTCCGCGTTCGGCTGGATGCTCGCGTCGATGATGCTCGTCCAGTTCTCGGGCGGATACATCGAGGCGCACTTCCACTTCTTCGTCGCCGTCGGCGTGCTGGCGAGCTACGAGGACTGGCTCCCGTTCGCCGCGGGGATCGGGTACGTCGTCTTGGGTCACGGGGCCTTCGCGACGGTTCTCGACGCCTCGCGCGTCTACAACCACGCCGCCGGAGCGGCCAACCCGTGGGTCTGGGGTGGGATCCACGGCCTGTTCGTGTCGCTGCTCGCCGTCTCCGAACTCTCGAACTGGCAGTCGATCGAACGGTCGCGTCGCGAGGCGAGCGACCAACTCGCGGAGGCGGAACGCCAGCGCGAACTGGTGACGGACGCCGAGGCCGCCCAGGCGGAGGCGGAACGTCGCGAGGCGGAGATCGCCGCGTTGAAACAGGAGCTCGAGACCACCGCCGAGCAGTACCGGGGGACCATCGCGGAGGCGGCAGACGGCGACTTGACCGTCCGACTCGACCCGGACGTCGACGACGACGCGATGCGAGCCGTCGCAAACTCGATCAACCAGATGCTCGCGGAGATGGAAGACACCGTGACCGAGGTCCAGTCGTTCGCCGAGGCGGTGGCGGAGAGTTCCGAGTCGGCGACGACCGCGGCGACGACCGTCGAGACGACGAGCGAAGACGTCGGTGGGACCGTCGACGACGTGGAGCGCCGAGTCACGGACCAACGGGACCGACTCGTCGAGGTCGCCGACGAGATGAACACGCTCTCGGCGACCATCGAGGAGGTGGCCTCCTCGGCGACGGAGGTCGAGACCACCGCGACGCGGATGGTCGAGACGGCCGACGACGGCCGGAACGCCGTCGACGACGCGGTCGAAGCCGCCGGTGCGGTCCGCGAGACCGCGACCGAGACCGTCACCGCCGTCGAGACGCTGGACGACCGGATGGCCGAGATCGGCGAGATCACGGCCATGATCGGGGAGATCGCCGAGCAGACGAACCTGCTCGCGCTGAACGCCAACATCGAGGCTGCACGGGCCGACACCGACGGCAGCGACGGGTTCTCGGTGGTCGCCGACGAGGTGAAACAACTCGCCGAGGAGACGCGGGAGGCGACCGGCGAGATCGAGTCACTGATCGCGAGCGCACAGGCACAGACGGAGGCGGTCACAGAGACGGCTCGACGGACCGCCACGCACGCCGACGACGCCGAGACGGCCGTCTCGGCGGCCGGCGACCAGTTCGACGACCTCGCCGACCAGGCAGAGCGGACGACCGGCGGTGTGACCGAGATCAGTCGTGCGACGGACGACCAGGCGGCGAGCACCGAGGAGACGGTCACGATCGTCGACGAGGTGCAGACGGCGAGCGAGCGGACCACCGAGAGCGTCCGGGAGATCGCGACGGTGGCCACACGACAGACCGACGAGGCACAGTCGATCGTCACCGAACTCGGGACACTCGCACGGCAGACGGACACCCTCCGGGAGTCGCTGACGACACTGGTCACCTCGGAGACTGCCGACGCGCCGTCGGCGAGCACACGCGGCCACACCGGCGCCCCGCCCGTGGCCAACTCGCGGTGA
- a CDS encoding ABC transporter permease yields MSLAGATPGRLRRAVDDRSATLLVVPLLLFDLAVFVVPFGYLLRIALSERATAQAYVEGSWSVESFTYLATASNVHELFAFTLGFAVVATVVSLAVSLLYAYAMWRADGALRVVLTAGVLVSMFTAIVVKLFAAVLVYSPNGLVNDLLVGSGLLAEPLLLVNNGVGALLGQLYVIVPYSVLAVYSVLATIDESLLEAARDLGAGPIRTVRAVVVPHVVPGLLVGGVISFTWSIGAYAAPLLIGSGSERTAGIAVSDFLLQQFDWPVAAALGLVVTATVFLALVVTWLALSRSGVDTGV; encoded by the coding sequence GTGAGTCTCGCGGGTGCGACCCCCGGCCGACTCCGGCGTGCGGTCGACGACCGCTCCGCGACCCTGCTCGTCGTCCCGCTGTTGCTGTTCGACCTGGCGGTGTTCGTCGTGCCGTTCGGCTACCTCCTGCGGATCGCCCTCTCGGAGCGCGCCACCGCACAGGCGTACGTCGAGGGGTCGTGGTCCGTGGAGAGTTTCACCTACCTCGCGACCGCGAGCAACGTCCACGAACTGTTCGCGTTCACGCTCGGGTTCGCCGTCGTCGCGACCGTGGTCTCGTTGGCCGTCTCACTGCTGTACGCCTACGCGATGTGGCGCGCCGACGGGGCGTTGCGGGTGGTGCTCACCGCCGGGGTACTGGTGTCGATGTTCACCGCCATCGTCGTGAAGCTGTTCGCGGCGGTGTTGGTGTACTCCCCGAACGGTCTCGTCAACGACCTGTTGGTCGGGAGCGGCCTGCTCGCCGAGCCGCTGTTGCTCGTCAACAACGGCGTCGGTGCGCTGCTGGGACAACTGTACGTGATCGTCCCGTACTCCGTGTTGGCGGTGTACTCCGTACTGGCGACGATCGACGAGTCGCTGCTGGAGGCGGCTCGCGACCTGGGTGCCGGTCCGATTCGGACCGTCCGGGCGGTCGTCGTGCCACACGTCGTGCCCGGCTTACTCGTCGGCGGCGTGATCAGCTTCACCTGGAGCATCGGCGCCTACGCCGCGCCGCTGTTGATCGGCTCCGGGAGCGAACGCACCGCGGGGATCGCCGTCTCCGACTTCCTGTTGCAACAGTTCGACTGGCCGGTCGCGGCCGCGTTGGGGCTGGTCGTCACCGCCACCGTCTTCCTCGCGCTCGTCGTCACCTGGCTGGCGCTCTCCCGCTCGGGGGTGGACACCGGTGTCTGA
- a CDS encoding MFS transporter yields MNPSEDLPVSRWTLVAVAALAMGAVGTYQFVWSSVRLPLGARLGTGETALGTVFTVFLVFQSGSQFPAGWVRDRYGPRVPLLVGTPLLAIGYAGTALAESLPFVYAAYALGGIGSGVVYTVAVNTPVKWFTERRGLATGVVTMAYSGVSFLAIPLVRRGVETALTETLIVLGVGVALAALLAAVVVRDPPASALDGGGAGEADGESEPDGDGADDVPADAGGHRGERDGDTPEPDAGVESPAAGTYEWRETVRTWQFWLLYAVMIVVNGVGLMLIGKVVAYADALELPAAVATAGASVVAAADAAGIVTVGGVSDRLGRVRTVSASLVLSGVALVAATVAGAAAAAWPFAALVGAAALFRSPAFSVFPSLIGEYYGQRRSSENYALLYTGKVWGSVFGGTVASLLVVSLGWTTSFRISGVVLAVAGLATALLRPPE; encoded by the coding sequence GTGAACCCGAGCGAGGATCTCCCGGTGTCGCGGTGGACGCTGGTCGCCGTCGCGGCGCTTGCGATGGGTGCCGTTGGCACCTACCAGTTCGTCTGGTCGTCCGTGCGGCTCCCACTGGGGGCGCGACTCGGCACCGGGGAGACGGCGCTCGGCACAGTCTTCACAGTCTTCCTCGTGTTCCAGTCCGGCTCGCAGTTCCCGGCCGGGTGGGTGCGTGACCGCTACGGCCCCCGCGTCCCGCTGCTCGTCGGGACCCCGCTGTTGGCGATCGGCTACGCGGGCACCGCCCTCGCCGAGTCGCTCCCGTTCGTCTACGCCGCCTACGCACTCGGTGGAATCGGGAGCGGCGTCGTCTACACCGTCGCCGTCAACACCCCGGTGAAGTGGTTCACGGAGCGGCGCGGACTCGCGACCGGGGTGGTGACGATGGCGTACAGCGGCGTGAGTTTCCTCGCGATTCCGCTCGTCCGCCGCGGTGTCGAGACGGCGCTGACCGAGACGCTGATCGTCCTCGGTGTCGGCGTCGCGCTGGCGGCACTGCTGGCGGCCGTCGTCGTCCGCGACCCGCCAGCGAGTGCGTTGGACGGCGGCGGAGCGGGCGAGGCCGACGGGGAGTCGGAACCGGACGGCGACGGAGCCGACGACGTACCGGCCGACGCCGGCGGCCACCGAGGCGAGAGAGACGGCGATACGCCGGAGCCAGACGCCGGCGTCGAGTCCCCTGCGGCGGGGACCTACGAGTGGCGCGAGACGGTACGGACGTGGCAGTTCTGGTTGCTGTACGCGGTGATGATCGTCGTCAACGGCGTCGGGCTGATGCTGATCGGCAAGGTGGTCGCGTACGCCGACGCGCTGGAGCTGCCGGCGGCGGTCGCCACTGCCGGCGCCTCCGTCGTCGCGGCGGCGGACGCGGCTGGGATCGTCACCGTCGGCGGCGTCTCGGACCGGCTCGGACGTGTGCGGACCGTCTCGGCGTCGCTCGTCCTCTCCGGCGTCGCGCTCGTCGCCGCCACGGTCGCCGGGGCGGCCGCCGCCGCGTGGCCGTTCGCGGCGCTGGTCGGCGCCGCCGCCCTGTTCCGGAGTCCCGCCTTCTCCGTGTTCCCGAGTCTGATCGGGGAGTACTACGGCCAGCGACGCTCCTCCGAGAACTACGCGCTGTTGTACACCGGGAAGGTGTGGGGGAGCGTGTTCGGCGGCACCGTCGCGAGTCTGCTCGTCGTCTCGCTCGGGTGGACGACCTCCTTCCGGATCTCGGGGGTCGTCCTCGCCGTCGCCGGTCTCGCCACCGCACTCCTGCGCCCGCCGGAGTGA
- a CDS encoding DoxX family protein, producing the protein MGLCLAAVWLVGLATAHVDYVTDGTGELSNPVTFLVGVLSTPGNLALFGAGGLAAAVGVGSYARFRPFAHDLRVARRTMQSYRPYLPWMFRLSVGLPLVGAGFTGYLFTPEVQTSLRLLQIGLGFLLLFGLATRWVGVVGLVVYGWVLVVAWPVPLLALEYVGGFLAIALVGSGQPSADGLFRRLRVTDGTLLNRLGVGGDPLADLVGRTGAARFAGPAVRLALGVQFVYLGLVEKLMQPQDALLVVEKYDLTAVVPVAPEMWVAGAGVTELAVGLLLITGTLTRASASIAFLLFTTTLFGLPDDPVLAHVSLFGLTSALLVTGAGPLSVDRLLFGDEV; encoded by the coding sequence GTGGGTCTCTGCCTCGCCGCGGTGTGGCTCGTCGGACTCGCCACGGCTCACGTCGACTACGTCACGGACGGCACCGGCGAACTGAGCAACCCCGTCACGTTCCTCGTCGGCGTGTTGTCGACGCCCGGGAACCTGGCGCTGTTCGGTGCCGGTGGCCTCGCCGCCGCCGTCGGGGTCGGGAGTTACGCCCGGTTCCGGCCGTTCGCACACGACCTCCGCGTCGCGCGCCGGACGATGCAGTCGTACCGCCCGTACCTCCCGTGGATGTTCCGGCTCTCCGTCGGCCTCCCGCTCGTCGGCGCGGGGTTCACCGGCTACCTCTTCACGCCGGAGGTCCAGACCTCGCTGCGACTGCTCCAGATCGGACTCGGCTTCCTGTTGCTGTTCGGCCTCGCGACGCGGTGGGTCGGCGTCGTGGGGCTGGTCGTCTACGGCTGGGTGCTCGTCGTCGCGTGGCCGGTCCCGCTGCTCGCGCTGGAGTACGTCGGCGGCTTCCTCGCCATCGCACTCGTCGGGAGCGGCCAGCCGAGCGCGGACGGCCTCTTCCGGCGGCTCCGCGTCACGGACGGGACCCTCCTCAACCGTCTGGGTGTCGGCGGCGACCCGCTGGCGGATCTGGTCGGACGGACCGGCGCGGCGCGGTTCGCGGGGCCCGCAGTCCGACTGGCACTGGGTGTACAGTTCGTCTACCTCGGACTCGTCGAGAAGCTGATGCAGCCACAGGACGCGTTACTCGTCGTCGAGAAGTATGACCTGACGGCGGTCGTCCCCGTCGCGCCGGAGATGTGGGTCGCCGGTGCCGGGGTGACCGAACTCGCCGTCGGACTGCTGTTGATCACCGGGACGCTCACCCGTGCCTCCGCGTCGATCGCGTTCCTGCTGTTCACGACGACGCTGTTCGGGCTCCCGGACGACCCAGTGCTCGCACACGTCTCGCTGTTCGGACTCACCTCCGCGCTGCTCGTCACCGGTGCCGGCCCGCTGTCGGTCGACCGACTGTTGTTCGGCGACGAGGTGTGA